cacaattcaacctcatTTCTCGTGTTTTCACCTTCAAAGGgaattattataaacaaaggTGTGAGTTTTgttacaataatttattttagcaTAAGGGTTATGGGAGTTGTTCACTAAAATCCTTTACTTCTTGTCAAAAATTACTTTGGGGATTTAACGTGTTAGAAGAACTTAGATGTGTGAGAGAAATGGATTTTTAGCATATAGGTGTTTTGAATATGCACTCAATGATCTTAAATTACCATGCATGTTGTTTGTTTGCTTGTTGTTTGATTGTTGTGTTAGTAATTTAGGAAATCTCATAATTTTGAGAGAAGAATTTTAGTTCAATGTGCGAATCATGCCACTGAAGGAAAATGCGAGTGCTTTCGATGTTTTTCCACCCTTGTCATTGTAGTTTTTCCTCTGATGCTTGTATCTCCTACTGCCTCTGATTGGtcattctaaaaattataaGTGTTTTTCCTATGGGAAGATATTCCTAAACACAACCTTTTCTGATAATTGTTTCTTCTGATTCTTCCACGGGATGTGTTTCTTATTGTTCTTCCATGGGATGTTTTTCCTCTTATTCTTACACGTGACGTGTTTTCTCTTATTCTTCCACGGGATGCGTTTCTTTTGATTCTTCCACAGGACACGTATCCTCTGATTCTTAAATAGGACGCATTTCCTTTGATTCTTCCACGAGATGTGTTTCCTCTGATTCTTATACAGGATGCGTTTCTTTTGATTCTTCCACAGGACACATATCCTCTAATTCTTAAATAGGATGCATTTCCTTTGATTCTTCCACgttgtcgcgtccggtttgtccgcgaaaaaaaaaaaaagagtcgccaccaactttatttttattaaaggaaaaattggataaaacctaaaataatattttttgaatcaaaaatttggattcgggagtcggttacgagtagggaagtattatcgccctacaacgtccgttaaaacggttaccctataattaattatatacaaacgatttatttatctatttatttatttatttttaccccaaaaagaataataaaaaaaaattaaattatttacatttatgaaagaaaaaaaaatatttgttttattaatttggtttgacaaggggaagaccttgctcctacgtatccccaggtgcaatagggaaatcaaaacacacgtagttcttgggtagaaaatatttatgtgttgaccgatttttattattatttttatttatatatgtataaaaaaatagtaataatgatgataataataatgataataataatatttattaatggattatattttctatatttgttttaaagtaaagaaaaaaaaattaattNNNNNNNNNNNNNNNNNNNNNNNNNNNNNNNNNNNNNNNNNNNNNNNNNNNNNNNNNNNNNNNNNNNNNNNNNNNNNNNNNNNNNNNNNNNNNNNNNNNNNNNNNNNNNNNNNNNNNNNNNNNNNNNNNNNNNNNNNNNNNNNNNNNNNNNNNNNNNNNNNNNNNNNNNNNNNNNNNNNNNNNNNNNNNNNNNNNNNNNNNNNNNNNNNNNNNNNNNNNNNNNNNNNNNNNNNNNNNNNNNNNNNNNNNNNNNNNNNNNNNNNNNNNNNNNNNNNNNNNNNNNNNNNNNNNNNNNNNNNNNNNNNNNNNNNNNNNNNNNNNNNNNNNNNNNNNNNNNNNNNNNNNNNNNNNNNNNNNNNNNNNNNNNNNNNNNNNNNNNNNNNNNNNNNNNNNNNNNNNNNNNNNNNNNNNNNNNNNNNNNNNNNNNNNNNNNNNNNNNNNNNNNNNNNNNNNNNNNNNNNNNNNNNNNNNNNNNNNNNNNNNNNNNNNNNNNNNNNNNNNNNNNNNNNNNNNNNNNNNNNNNNNNNNNNNNNNNNNNNNNNNNNNNNNNNNNNNNNNNNNNNNNNNNNNNNNNNNNNNNNNNNNNNNNNNNNNNNNNNNNNNNNNNNNNNNNNNNNNNNNNNNNNNNNNNNNNNNNNNNNNNNNNNNNNNNNNNNNNNNNNNNNNNNNNNNNNNNNNNNNNNNNNNNNNNNNNNNNNNNNNNNNNNNNNNNNNNNNNNNNNNNNNNNNNNNNNNNNNNNNNNNNNNNNNNNNNNNNNNNNNNNNNNNNNNNNNNNNNNNNNNNNNNNNNNNNNNNNNNNNNNNNNNNNNNNNNNNNNNNNNNNNNNNNNNNNNNNNNNNNNNNNNNNNNNNNNNNNNNNNNNNNNNNNNNNNNNNNNNNNNNNNNNNNNNNNNNNNNNNNNNNNNNNNNNNNNNNNNNNNNNNNNNNNNNNNNNNNNNNNNNNNNNNNNNNNNNNNNNNNNNNNNNNNNNNNNNNNNNNNNNNNNNNNNNNNNNNNNNNNNNNNNNNNNNNNNNNNNNNNNNNNNNNNNNNNNNNNNNNNNNNNNNNNNNNNNNNNNNNNNNNNNNNNNNNNNNNNNNNNNNNNNNNNNNNNNNNNNNNNNNNNNNNNNNNNNNNNNNNNNNNNNNNNNNNNNNNNNNNNNNNNNNNNNNNNNNNNNNNNNNNNNNNNNNNNNNNNNNNNNNNNNNNNNNNNNNNNNNNNNNNNNNNNNNNNNNNNNNNNNNNNNNNNNNNNNNNNNNNNNNNNNNNNNNNNNNNNNNNNNNNNNNNNNNNNNNNNNNNNNNNNNNNNNNNNNNNNNNNNNNNNNNNNNNNNNNNNNNNNNNNNNNNNNNNNNNNNNNNNNNNNNNNNNNNNNNNNNNNNNNNNNNNNNNNNNNNNNNNNNNNNNNNNNNNNNNNNNNNNNNNNNNNNNNNNNNNNNNNNNNNNNNNNNNNNNNNNNNNNNNNNNNNNNNNNNNNNNNNNNNNNNNNNNNNNNNNNNNNNNNNNNNNNNNNNNNNNNNNNNNNNNNNNNNNNNNNNNNNNNNNNNNNNNNNNNNNNNNNNNNNNNNNNNNNNNNNNNNNNNNNNNNNNNNNNNNNNNNNNNNNNNNNNNNNNNNNNNNNNNNNNNNNNNNNNNNNNNNNNNNNNNNNNNNNNNNNNNNNNNNNNNNNNNNNNNNNNNNNNNNNNNNNNNNNNNNNNNNNNNNNNNNNNNNNNNNNNNNNNNNNNNNNNNNNNNNNNNNNNNNNNNNNNNNNNNNNNNNNNNNNNNNNNNNNNNNNNNNNNNNNNNNNNNNNNNNNNNNNNNNNNNNNNNNNNNNNNNNNNNNNNNNNNNNNNNNNNNNNNNNNNNNNNNNNNNNNNNNNNNNNNNNNNNNNNNNNNNNNNNNNNNNNNNNNNNNNNNNNNNNNNNNNNNNNNNNNNNNNNNNNNNNNNNNNNNNNNNNNNNNNNNNNNNNNNNNNNNNNNNNNNNNNNNNNNNNNNNNNNNNNNNNNNNNNNNNNNNNNNNNNNNNNNNNNNNNNNNNNNNNNNNNNNNNNNNNNNNNNNNNNNNNNNNNNNNNNNNNNNNNNNNNNNNNNNNNNNNNNNNNNNNNNNNNNNNNNNNNNNNNNNNNNNNNNNNNNNNNNNNNNNNNNNNNNNNNNNNNNNNNNNNNNNNNNNNNNNNNNNNNNNNNNNNNNNNNNNNNNNNNNNNNNNNNNNNNNNNNNNNNNNNNNNNNNNNNNNNNNNNNNNNNNNNNNNNNNNNNNNNNNNNNNNNNNNNNNNNNNNNNNNNNNNNNNNNNNNNNNNNNNNNNNNNNNNNNNNNNNNNNNNNNNNNNNNNNNNNNNNNNNNNNNNNNNNNNNNNNNNNNNNNNNNNNNNNNNNNNNNNNNNNNNNNNNNNNNNNNNNNNNNNNNNNNNNNNNNNNNNNNNNNNNNNNNNNNNNNNNNNNNNNNNNNNNNNNNNNNNNNNNNNNNNNNNNNNNNNNNNNNNNNNNNNNNNNNNNNNNNNNNNNNNNNNNNNNNNNNNNNNNNNNNNNNNNNNNNNNNNNNNNNNNNNNNNNNNNNNNNNNNNNNNNNNNNNNNNNNNNNNNNNNNNNNNNNNNNNNNNNNNNNNNNNNNNNNNNNNNNNNNNNNNNNNNNNNNNNNNNNNNNNNNNNNNNNNNNNNNNNNNNNNNNNNNNNNNNNNNNNNNNNNNNNNNNNNNNNNNNNNNNNNNNNNNNNNNNNNNNNNNNNNNNNNNNNNNNNNNNNNNNNNNNNNNNNNNNNNNNNNNNNNNNNNNNNNNNNNNNNNNNNNNNNNNNNNNNNNNNNNNNNNNNNNNNNNNNNNNNNNNNNNNNNNNNNNNNNNNNNNNNNNNNNNNNNNNNNNNNNNNNNNNNNNNNNNNNNNNNNNNNNNNNNNNNNNNNNNNNNNNNNNNNNNNNNNNNNNNNNNNNNNNNNNNNNNNNNNNNNNNNNNNNNNNNNNNNNNNNNNNNNNNNNNNNNNNNNNNNNNNNNNNNNNNNNNNNNNNNNNNNNNNNNNNNNNNNNNNNNNNNNNNNNNNNNNNNNNNNNNNNNNNNNNNNNNNNNNNNNNNNNNNNNNNNNNNNNNNNNNNNNNNNNNNNNNNNNNNNNNNNNNNNNNNNNNNNNNNNNNNNNNNNNNNNNNNNNNNNNNNNNNNNNNNNNNNNNNNNNNNNNNNNNNNNNNNNNNNNNNNNNNNNNNNNNNNNNNNNNNNNNNNNNNNNNNNNNNNNNNNNNNNNNNNNNNNNNNNNNNNNNNNNNNNNNNNNNNNNNNNNNNNNNNNNNNNNNNNNNNNNNNNNNNNNNNNNNNNNNNNNNNNNNNNNNNNNNNNNNNNNNNNNNNNNNNNNNNNNNNNNNNNNNNNNNNNNNNNNNNNNNNNNNNNNNNNNNNNNNNNNNNNNNNNNNNNNNNNNNNNNNNNNNNNNNNNNNNNNNNNNNNNNNNNNNNNNNNNNNNNNNNNNNNNNNNNNNNNNNNNNNNNNNNNNNNNNNNNNNNNNNNNNNNNNNNNNNNNNNNNNNNNNNNNNNNNNNNNNNNNNNNNNNNNNNNNNNNNNNNNNNNNNNNNNNNNNNNNNNNNNNNNNNNNNNNNNNNNNNNNNNNNNNNNNNNNNNNNNNNNNNNNNNNNNNNNNNNNNNNNNNNNNNNNNNNNNNNNNNNNNNNNNNNNNNNNNNNNNNNNNNNNNNNNNNNNNNNNNNNNNNNNNNNNNNNNNNNNNNNNNNNNNNNNNNNNNNNNNNNNNNNNNNNNNNNNNNNNNNNNNNNNNNNNNNNNNNNNNNNNNNNNNNNNNNNNNNNNNNNNNNNNNNNNNNNNNNNNNNNNNNNNNNNNNNNNNNNNNNNNNNNNNNNNNNNNNNNNNNNNNNNNNNNNNNNNNNNNNNNNNNNNNNNNNNNNNNNNNNNNNNNNNNNNNNNNNNNNNNNNNNNNNNNNNNNNNNNNNNNNNNNNNNNNNNNNNNNNNNNNNNNNNNNNNNNNNNNNNNNNNNNNNNNNNNNNNNNNNNNNNNNNNNNNNNNNNNNNNNNNNNNNNNNNNNNNNNNNNNNNNNNNNNNNNNNNNNNNNNNNNNNNNNNNNNNNNNNNNNNNNNNNNNNNNNNNNNNNNNNNNNNNNNNNNNNNNNNNNNNNNNNNNNNNNNNNNNNNNNNNNNNNNNNNNNNNNNNNNNNNNNNNNNNNNNNNNNNNNNNNNNNNNNNNNNNNNNNNNNNNNNNNNNNNNNNNNNNNNNNNNNNNNNNNNNNNNNNNNNNNNNNNNNNNNNNNNNNNNNNNNNNNNNNNNNNNNNNNNNNNNNNNNNNNNNNNNNNNNNNNNNNNNNNNNNNNNNNNNNNNNNNNNNNNNNNNNNNNNNNNNNNNNNNNNNNNNNNNNNNNNNNNNNNNNNNNNNNNNNNNNNNNNNNNNNNNNNNNNNNNNNNNNNNNNNNNNNNNNNNNNNNNNNNNNNNNNNNNNNNNNNNNNNNNNNNNNNNNNNNNNNNNNNNNNNNNNNNNNNNNNNNNNNNNNNNNNNNNNNNNNNNNNNNNNNNNNNNNNNNNNNNNNNNNNNNNNNNNNNNNNNNNNNNNNNNNNNNNNNNNNNNNNNNNNNNNNNNNNNNNNNNNNNNNNNNNNNNNNNNNNNNNNNNNNNNNNNNNNNNNNNNNNNNNNNNNNNNNNNNNNNNNNNNNNNNNNNNNNNNNNNNNNNNNNNNNNNNNNNNNNNNNNNNNNNNNNNNNNNNNNNNNNNNNNNNNNNNNNNNNNNNNNNNNNNNNNNNNNNNNNNNNNNNNNNNNNNNNNNNNNNNNNNNNNNNNNNNNNNNNNNNNNNNNNNNNNNNNNNNNNNNNNNNNNNNNNNNNNNNNNNNNNNNNNNNNNNNNNNNNNNNNNNNNNNNNNNNNNNNNNNNNNNNNNNNNNNNNNNNNNNNNNNNNNNNNNNNNNNNNNNNNNNNNNNNNNNNNNNNNNNNNNNNNNNNNNNNNNNNNNNNNNNNNNNNNNNNNNNNNNNNNNNNNNNNNNNNNNNNNNNNNNNNNNNNNNNNNNNNNNNNNNNNNNNNNNNNNNNNNNNNNNNNNNNNNNNNNNNNNNNNNNNNNNNNNNNNNNNNNNNNNNNNNNNNNNNNNNNNNNNNNNNNNNNNNNNNNNNNNNNNNNNNNNNNNNNNNNNNNNNNNNNNNNNNNNNNNNNNNNNNNNNNNNNNNNNNNNNNNNNNNNNNNNNNNNNNNNNNNNNNNNNNNNNNNNNNNNNNNNNNNNNNNNNNNNNNNNNNNNNNNNNNNNNNNNNNNNNNNNNNNNNNNNNNNNNNNNNNNNNNNNNNNNNNNNNNNNNNNNNNNNNNNNNNNNNNNNNNNNNNNNNNNNNNNNNNNNNNNNNNNNNNNNNNNNNNNNNNNNNNNNNNNNNNNNNNNNNNNNNNNNNNNNNNNNNNNNNNNNNNNNNNNNNNNNNNNNNNNNNNNNNNNNNNNNNNNNNNNNNNNNNNNNNNNNNNNNNNNNNNNNNNNNNNNNNNNNNNNNNNNNNNNNNNNNNNNNNNNNNNNNNNNNNNNNNNNNNNNNNNNNNNNNNNNNNNNNNNNNNNNNNNNNNNNNNNNNNNNNNNNNNNNNNNNNNNNNNNNNNNNNNNNNNNNNNNNNNNNNNNNNNNNNNNNNNNNNNNNNNNNNNNNNNNNNNNNNNNNNNNNNNNNNNNNNNNNNNNNNNNNNNNNNNNNNNNNNNNNNNNNNNNNNNNNNNNNNNNNNNNNNNNNNNNNNNNNNNNNNNNNNNNNNNNNNNNNNNNNNNNNNNNNNNNNNNNNNNNNNNNNNNNNNNNNNNNNNNNNNNNNNNNNNNNNNNNNNNNNNNNNNNNNNNNNNNNNNNNNNNNNNNNNNNNNNNNNNNNNNNNNNNNNNNNNNNNNNNNNNNNNNNNNNNNNNNNNNNNNNNNNNNNNNNNNNNNNNNNNNNNNNNNNNNNNNNNNNNNNNNNNNNNNNNNNNNNNNNNNNNNNNNNNNNNNNNNNNNNNNNNNNNNNNNNNNNNNNNNNNNNNNNNNNNNNNNNNNNNNNNNNNNNNNNNNNNNNNNNNNNNNNNNNNNNNNNNNNNNNNNNNNNNNNNNNNNNNNNNNNNNNNNNNNNNNNNNNNNNNNNNNNNNNNNNNNNNNNNNNNNNNNNNNNNNNNNNNNNNNNNNNNNNNNNNNNNNNNNNNNNNNNNNNNNNNNNNNNNNNNNNNNNNNNNNNNNNNNNNNNNNNNNNNNNNNNNNNNNNNNNNNAGAGAAACCATCCATAAAAGAGAAGAGTGAATGGCGAGCCGTATTATCAACCAAAATATCGATGTGAGGTAACGggaaatcatctttaggactagctttattaaGGTCCCTATAATCGACACACATTCGTACTTTGCCATCCTTTTTTGGCACTGGTACAATATTGGCTATCCATTGGGGATAATTTGCCACAGCGAGGAATCCTGCGTcaaattgtttttgtatttcttccctgatttttaatgacatatcaGGCTTCATTCgccttaatttttgtttcaccGGAGAAGAATCGGGTTTTAAGGGCAATCTATGCTCCACTATGCTAGTATCCAATCCAGGCATATCCTGATACGACCAGGCAAAAACATCTTTGTATTCATGTAAGAGTTGGATTAGTTTGTGATATACTTCTTTCTTTAAGATGGTGCCAACCTTaatttctttccttccttcttCAGTCCCTAGATTAACAATTTCTATCGGTTCCTCAAAGGGCATGATACCCTGGGTTTCCCGTTCTACCGCTCTTAACAAATCTAGAGGGGGTTCAtaatcttcttcattatctttttctGTTTGACTAACAAGATGGTTAAGATTATGCAACGAGATCTTAGTACAGTCGTCTGTGAATGAACTATTCCCAAATCTGCAGGATTCAAGGCTAGGataaggagaaagaaaaaaaaataaaaaataaaaaaaaatggcgAATGAATATAAACATATGAAAGTGATAAGAAAGaacaataagaaaacaaaatgagaatgcATTTATTGAAATTCAAAGTATTGGAAAAACAACATTGTATCCATCCTAAATATAATGAAACATCTTAAGGTTTTAGTAACAGTAATAATGCTTTTAGAATTACATTGGAATTGCATTTAATATCATAGGTGACTTGACTACTTTCCAATTCCTGATTTCTGCCCCTACACCACACGGGCGAATCCAATTAGCATCCCCATCAAACATGTCATCTTCAGCTGCCGCAATATGGATTTCACTTGTTGGTCTTGCACTTTGGAAACTCCGTCGGATGTCACAGATGGGAATCCTTTCGATTCTTGGCTCTCGATTTTCAATTCGAGCtagtcttttttcttttttctctttgacCAATCTCCGTTTGTCATCCCTGGTGGGTTTGTAACCTAAACCCCACTTATCTCTATTTTCAGGAAGTTCCACCGGTTCTTTGAGCCCTTCTTCATCCTTCCCCAACCCGTGCCATGGATGGTGTCCTCTGCTCAACATGAACTTAGCCACCATAATAGCAGTGTTGGACATATGTGGTTCTATAGGTGTCGTTTCGACATAAGCGGTGTCCacgatttctagtgtttggaagGCAGTTTCTAGAGCGTCTTTTGTTGTCTCAACATAAGGTGTGGTGGACAAATTACTCACCAAAAAATCTCCTTCTCCTAATATGATtaccaattggtcatttatCATATACTTCAGCTTTTGGTGTAAGGTTGACGGCACTACGCCGGCAGAATGGATCCATGGCCTCCCTAATAAGCAACTATAAACGGGTACAATATCCATCACGTGAAACGTGATTTCGAATGTGACCGGGCCTATTTGAATTGGGAGATCG
The genomic region above belongs to Cicer arietinum cultivar CDC Frontier isolate Library 1 chromosome 4, Cicar.CDCFrontier_v2.0, whole genome shotgun sequence and contains:
- the LOC140920082 gene encoding uncharacterized protein; the encoded protein is MIATQSEEKLGITIPKPLVIHFTKEESMNAPGDLRTLIVQIPSPFSYKDNKAVPWNYNVEVHLAKQKDKDVSSSKTTAVTNVSGIGGMTRNDRICSPGKSQREMRVVFEKAYTDKEEKKVENEKVENEVSNEEAQEFLKIIKQSEYKIVDQLKHTPTRISLLSLLMNSESHRKLLMKILNEAHATHDITVDKFGGIINNITANNHLTFTNDELPTEGRGHNKALHISVMCLDHIMSRVLIDNGSSLNVISKSTLAKLPCDGTYMRPSPMVVRAFDGSRREVMGEIDLPIQIGPVTFEITFHVMDIVPVYSCLLGRPWIHSAGVVPSTLHQKLKYMINDQLVIILGEGDFLVSNLSTTPYVETTKDALETAFQTLEIVDTAYVETTPIEPHMSNTAIMVAKFMLSRGHHPWHGLGKDEEGLKEPVELPENRDKWGLGYKPTRDDKRRLVKEKKEKRLARIENREPRIERIPICDIRRSFQSARPTSEIHIAAAEDDMFDGDANWIRPCGVGAEIRNWKVVKSPMILNAIPIFGNSSFTDDCTKISLHNLNHLVSQTEKDNEEDYEPPLDLLRAVERETQGIMPFEEPIEIVNLGTEEGRKEIKDMPGLDTSIVEHRLPLKPDSSPVKQKLRRMKPDMSLKIREEIQKQFDAGFLAVANYPQWIANIVPVPKKDGKVRMCVDYRDLNKASPKDDFPLPHIDILVDNTARHSLFSFMDDNIDKFDSRSQKCTFIGYSKRSKAYKMFNKEIGIVEESIHVKFDDKQLDLEDSKQDDDNACLPEPEEADVDKPEELEKSRGYKQIRRWKIFRG